In a single window of the Halobaculum lipolyticum genome:
- a CDS encoding acyl-CoA dehydrogenase family protein, whose translation MEYDDSEAARALAERTREFVDEEVVPVEREVLGDGPVSDEQLAALREAAREYDVFCPQIDEEWGGMGMAFRDVLPMFEQAGRSLLGAAACRVDAPDEGNMHTLEMLGTDDQQERWLRPLVAGDIFSGFSMTEPMQGGGSDPKMIRTTAERDGDEWVIDGHKWWTTGGTEADVLIVMARTDREAHPYEGTSLFLVPADTPGVNVVRDVPHVGGEVTGVGHAEIEYDSVRVPEENLLGTENMGFAHAQQRLGPARLTHCMRFAGMAERALDVAKAYASEREAFDGPLADKQALRHDVADAETELHAVRTMVRDAAERIDRDEEARVQVAMSKTFAANTVQDIVDTALQICGGNGIGKDLPIADFYESVRQFRIIDGADEVHRRVIARDAFADVDGSELANVTRYGEPSE comes from the coding sequence ATGGAGTACGACGACAGCGAGGCGGCGCGGGCGCTCGCCGAGCGCACCCGCGAGTTCGTCGACGAGGAAGTGGTCCCCGTCGAACGCGAGGTGCTCGGCGACGGTCCCGTGAGCGACGAGCAGTTGGCGGCCCTCCGCGAGGCGGCGCGGGAGTACGACGTGTTCTGCCCGCAGATCGACGAGGAGTGGGGCGGGATGGGGATGGCGTTCCGCGACGTGCTCCCGATGTTCGAGCAGGCGGGACGGTCGCTGCTGGGCGCCGCGGCGTGCCGCGTCGACGCGCCCGACGAGGGGAATATGCACACGCTGGAGATGCTGGGGACCGACGACCAGCAGGAGCGGTGGCTGCGCCCGCTCGTCGCCGGCGACATCTTCTCGGGCTTCTCGATGACCGAGCCGATGCAGGGGGGTGGCTCCGACCCGAAGATGATCCGGACCACCGCCGAGAGAGACGGCGACGAGTGGGTGATCGACGGCCACAAGTGGTGGACGACTGGCGGCACGGAGGCGGACGTGCTCATCGTGATGGCCCGGACGGACCGGGAGGCACACCCGTACGAGGGCACCTCGCTGTTCCTCGTCCCCGCGGACACGCCGGGTGTGAACGTCGTCCGCGACGTCCCCCACGTCGGCGGCGAAGTGACGGGCGTCGGCCACGCGGAGATCGAGTACGACTCGGTCCGCGTCCCCGAGGAGAACCTGCTCGGCACCGAGAACATGGGGTTCGCCCACGCCCAGCAGCGCCTCGGTCCCGCGCGGCTCACCCACTGTATGCGCTTCGCGGGGATGGCCGAGCGCGCGCTCGACGTGGCGAAGGCGTACGCCAGCGAGCGCGAGGCGTTCGACGGCCCGCTCGCCGACAAACAGGCGCTCCGACACGACGTCGCCGACGCGGAGACGGAACTGCACGCCGTGCGGACGATGGTGCGCGACGCCGCCGAGCGGATCGACCGCGACGAGGAGGCGCGCGTGCAGGTGGCGATGAGCAAGACGTTCGCCGCCAACACGGTGCAGGACATCGTCGACACCGCCCTCCAGATCTGCGGCGGCAACGGCATCGGCAAGGACCTCCCGATCGCCGACTTCTACGAGTCCGTCCGGCAGTTCCGCATCATCGACGGCGCCGACGAGGTCCACCGGCGGGTGATCGCCCGCGACGCCTTCGCCGACGTCGACGGGTCGGAACTGGCGAACGTGACGCGCTACGGCGAGCCGAGCGAGTAG
- a CDS encoding alpha/beta fold hydrolase: MVGLDADHEAWTAAQSATTAVVDGRELDVAYYEAGREHGGPPVVFLHGIPTWSYLWRAVAPAVAEERHVIAPDFPGYGNSQRTDDFDRSVRAQTSVLADLLAEEGYEHVDLVAHDIGGGVALRYAAARPQHVRKLVLSNAACFDSWPVEYVNSLGVPGVVEGWDDEEFDAELDFLFAEGAYGDADPAFVAGMKAPWEREGGRTALARAAVATNTNDTTGIDYAAITAETLCLWGGDDVLQPVSNAERLADAVAGDATVEPLSEAYHWVIHDRTEAYRERLAAFLAA; this comes from the coding sequence ATGGTGGGACTCGACGCGGACCACGAGGCGTGGACGGCGGCGCAGTCGGCGACCACGGCGGTCGTCGACGGGCGCGAACTCGACGTGGCGTACTACGAGGCGGGGCGGGAACACGGCGGCCCCCCGGTCGTGTTCCTCCACGGCATCCCGACGTGGTCGTACCTGTGGCGCGCCGTCGCGCCCGCCGTCGCCGAGGAGCGACACGTGATCGCCCCGGACTTCCCGGGGTACGGCAACTCCCAGCGGACCGACGACTTCGACCGCTCGGTGCGGGCACAGACGAGCGTCCTCGCGGACCTGCTCGCCGAGGAGGGGTACGAGCACGTCGACCTCGTCGCCCACGACATCGGCGGCGGCGTGGCGCTCCGCTACGCCGCCGCGCGGCCACAGCACGTCCGCAAACTCGTCCTCTCGAACGCCGCCTGCTTCGACTCCTGGCCCGTCGAGTACGTCAACTCGCTGGGCGTCCCGGGCGTCGTCGAGGGGTGGGACGACGAGGAGTTCGACGCCGAACTCGACTTCCTGTTCGCGGAGGGCGCCTACGGCGACGCCGACCCCGCGTTCGTCGCGGGGATGAAGGCGCCGTGGGAGCGCGAGGGCGGCCGCACCGCGCTGGCCCGCGCCGCGGTCGCGACGAACACGAACGACACGACCGGCATCGACTACGCCGCGATCACCGCCGAGACGCTGTGTCTGTGGGGCGGCGACGACGTGCTCCAGCCGGTCTCCAACGCCGAGCGACTGGCCGACGCGGTCGCCGGCGACGCGACGGTCGAGCCGTTGTCCGAGGCGTACCACTGGGTGATCCACGACCGGACCGAGGCGTACCGCGAGCGCCTCGCCGCGTTCCTCGCGGCGTAG
- a CDS encoding Zn-ribbon domain-containing OB-fold protein, giving the protein MSDADPDVPANTGYDEWADALAGDGYYLECANGHGSLPPRRVCPECGSTDLSEAALPETGEVATFSEIHVAPSGFGVEPPYVTAVVDFGPVRITGIVPGVDGDGIAIGDELRPDVETNGATGNRLIVFRPA; this is encoded by the coding sequence ATGAGCGACGCGGATCCGGACGTCCCCGCGAACACCGGCTACGACGAGTGGGCCGACGCGCTCGCGGGCGATGGCTACTATCTGGAGTGTGCGAACGGCCACGGGAGCCTCCCGCCGCGGCGCGTCTGCCCGGAGTGCGGCAGCACCGACCTCTCGGAGGCGGCGCTCCCGGAGACGGGCGAGGTCGCGACGTTCTCGGAGATCCACGTCGCGCCGTCGGGTTTCGGCGTCGAGCCGCCGTACGTGACGGCGGTCGTCGACTTCGGGCCGGTGCGGATCACCGGGATCGTGCCCGGCGTCGACGGCGACGGGATCGCCATCGGCGACGAGCTGCGCCCCGACGTGGAGACGAACGGCGCGACCGGCAATCGGCTGATCGTGTTCCGCCCCGCGTAA
- the nucS gene encoding endonuclease NucS, with protein sequence MTATTLHEPSHREALWELEAAFERGDLVTLFGDCTVEYDGRAASSLGPGARLLVLKPDGSALVHTDEGRTPVNWQPPGSEHRAAVRDGRLRVRSVRTSPAETLDVRFAAVEHLAAYGVTGGRAVEVVGSEADLKERIVADPGIVEDGFEPLATERESEAGPIDVFGRDAEGRPVVVELKRRRVGPDAAGQLARYVAAVEREEPDGTEVRGVLVAPSITDRARDMLAEEGFEHVAAEPSDGDGE encoded by the coding sequence GTGACTGCGACGACGCTCCACGAGCCGTCGCACCGCGAGGCGCTGTGGGAGCTGGAGGCGGCGTTCGAGCGCGGCGACCTCGTGACGCTGTTCGGCGACTGTACCGTCGAGTACGACGGCCGAGCCGCCTCGTCGCTGGGACCGGGCGCGCGCCTGCTCGTCCTCAAACCGGACGGCTCGGCGCTGGTCCACACCGACGAGGGGCGGACGCCGGTGAACTGGCAGCCGCCGGGGAGCGAGCACCGGGCGGCCGTCCGCGACGGGCGACTGCGCGTCCGGAGCGTCCGCACGTCGCCCGCGGAGACGCTCGATGTCCGCTTCGCGGCGGTCGAGCACCTCGCGGCGTACGGCGTCACCGGCGGCCGGGCCGTCGAGGTCGTGGGGAGCGAGGCCGACCTGAAGGAACGGATCGTCGCCGACCCGGGGATCGTCGAGGACGGCTTCGAGCCGCTGGCGACCGAGCGCGAGTCGGAGGCGGGACCCATCGACGTGTTCGGGCGGGACGCCGAGGGCCGCCCCGTCGTGGTGGAGTTGAAGCGGCGGCGCGTCGGGCCGGACGCGGCCGGGCAGTTGGCCCGCTACGTCGCCGCCGTCGAGCGCGAGGAACCCGACGGCACCGAAGTCCGCGGGGTCCTCGTGGCGCCGTCGATCACCGACCGAGCGCGCGACATGCTCGCCGAGGAGGGCTTCGAGCACGTCGCCGCCGAGCCGTCCGACGGCGACGGGGAGTGA
- a CDS encoding winged helix-turn-helix domain-containing protein, which translates to MTDSTDGASGDDDPPDWDFTERDVAILEEVAANPGISSRELAGVLADEYGIEVSHVTVSETLRKMRERGVFRDAIVPNEDYYVFGLFEFKFDPSNFADEWRAAMAYIRDDPHTLLYFLSDGEYQWKSVMMFPTREAESKWIHEFYKAHGAVVSNLRNHVVHNVLKFRTDPEIFRSLREE; encoded by the coding sequence ATGACCGACAGCACCGACGGCGCGTCCGGCGACGACGACCCGCCGGACTGGGACTTCACCGAGCGCGACGTGGCGATCCTCGAGGAGGTCGCCGCCAACCCGGGCATCTCCTCGCGGGAGCTGGCGGGCGTGCTCGCCGACGAGTACGGCATCGAGGTGTCACACGTCACCGTCAGCGAGACGCTCCGGAAGATGCGCGAGCGCGGCGTGTTCCGCGACGCCATCGTCCCCAACGAGGACTACTACGTGTTCGGCCTGTTCGAGTTCAAGTTCGACCCCTCCAACTTCGCCGACGAGTGGCGGGCGGCGATGGCGTACATCCGCGACGACCCCCACACCCTGCTGTACTTCCTCTCGGACGGCGAGTACCAGTGGAAGTCGGTGATGATGTTCCCGACGCGGGAGGCCGAGTCGAAGTGGATCCACGAGTTCTACAAGGCCCACGGCGCGGTCGTCTCGAACCTCCGCAACCACGTCGTCCACAACGTCTTGAAGTTCCGGACCGACCCGGAGATCTTCCGGAGCCTGCGCGAGGAGTAG
- a CDS encoding acyl-CoA dehydrogenase family protein — MAFHLSSEQEAIRDVVREFGDNEIRPVAREHDEEKSYPHDLVEQAARYDLVAPTIPEEYGGAGMDLLTSAVVTEELWRADPGIGSAIGSRGFGTSMIRKFGDEWMKEEWLPKVASGESATCSCISEPAHGSDVAGIETRAEQDGDEWVLNGDKMWITNGTVADVAVVMAKTSPAERHRGITAFLVETDRDGFEPTKIDNKLGIRASDLAEIRLDDVRVPEDHVIGAVDQGFYQLMNFFADGRTSVAAQAVGAAQGALEAAVEYADEREQGGQPIKEYQAVSHKIAEMATNVEAARSLTYRAASVVEEGGDDQLAAKFASMAKLFASEHAVDVADEGIQVHGGAGFVTDHPAERFYRDARITKIYEGTSEIQKNIISDQIF, encoded by the coding sequence ATGGCGTTCCACCTTTCGAGCGAACAGGAGGCGATCCGCGACGTCGTCCGGGAGTTCGGCGACAACGAGATCCGACCCGTCGCGCGCGAGCACGACGAGGAGAAGTCGTACCCTCACGACCTCGTCGAGCAGGCGGCTCGGTACGACCTCGTCGCGCCGACCATCCCCGAGGAGTACGGCGGCGCCGGGATGGACCTGCTCACGTCGGCGGTCGTGACCGAGGAGCTGTGGCGCGCCGACCCCGGGATCGGGAGCGCCATCGGCTCGCGCGGCTTCGGCACCTCGATGATCCGGAAGTTCGGCGACGAGTGGATGAAAGAGGAGTGGTTGCCGAAGGTGGCGTCGGGCGAGTCGGCGACGTGTTCGTGCATCTCCGAGCCGGCACACGGCTCCGACGTGGCCGGCATCGAGACGCGCGCCGAGCAGGACGGCGACGAGTGGGTGCTGAACGGCGACAAGATGTGGATCACGAACGGCACCGTCGCGGACGTGGCCGTCGTGATGGCGAAGACCTCGCCGGCGGAGCGCCACCGCGGCATCACCGCCTTCCTCGTCGAGACCGACCGCGACGGGTTCGAGCCGACGAAGATCGACAACAAACTCGGCATCCGCGCGTCCGACCTCGCCGAGATCCGCCTCGACGACGTCCGCGTGCCCGAGGACCACGTGATCGGCGCGGTCGACCAGGGGTTCTACCAGCTGATGAACTTCTTCGCCGACGGGCGCACCTCCGTCGCCGCGCAGGCGGTCGGCGCCGCGCAGGGCGCGCTCGAGGCCGCCGTCGAGTACGCCGACGAGCGCGAGCAGGGCGGGCAGCCGATCAAGGAGTACCAAGCCGTCTCCCACAAGATCGCCGAGATGGCGACGAACGTGGAGGCGGCCCGCTCGCTCACCTACCGCGCGGCGTCGGTCGTCGAGGAGGGCGGCGACGACCAACTGGCCGCGAAGTTCGCGTCGATGGCGAAGCTGTTCGCCTCCGAGCACGCCGTCGACGTCGCCGACGAGGGGATCCAGGTCCACGGCGGCGCCGGCTTCGTCACCGACCACCCGGCAGAGCGCTTCTACCGCGACGCCCGGATCACGAAGATCTACGAGGGCACCTCCGAGATCCAGAAGAACATCATCTCCGACCAGATCTTCTGA
- a CDS encoding cold-shock protein, which translates to MATGKVDFFNDTGGYGFIETEDADEDVFFHMEDVGGPDLEEGQEVEFDIEEAEKGPRAKNLQRL; encoded by the coding sequence ATGGCAACTGGGAAGGTCGACTTCTTCAACGACACCGGCGGCTACGGATTCATCGAGACTGAGGACGCGGACGAGGACGTGTTCTTCCACATGGAGGACGTCGGCGGTCCGGACCTGGAGGAAGGTCAGGAGGTCGAGTTCGACATCGAGGAGGCCGAGAAGGGCCCCCGCGCGAAGAACCTGCAGCGCCTGTAA
- a CDS encoding alpha/beta fold hydrolase, producing MSVRSKLSATAKYAVLGAGVAVAATKALRAKAGELEPPLEGMQGTFRWRGMDVAYTEAGDENDDTVVLLHGINAAGSAGEWREAFAALSKDHHVIAPDLPGFGRSDRPPLRYSAALYEDFVRDFLAEFGDAHVVASSLTGAYVVGVADDLDVAELTLVCPTAVAGPEPPKTAIRELIRAPVVGDAVFGLLTSKPSIDYFNADHGYWDPDKAGEDWPDYEWRTTHQRGARFAPASFVSGFLNSDVDLAGALADLDVPTTLVWGREADLPPLSEGRDLADAAGCELVVFDDAMLLPHVEFGEQFVAVVSGERPDGTVTVEQENDE from the coding sequence ATGAGCGTCCGATCCAAACTCTCAGCGACCGCGAAGTACGCCGTCCTCGGCGCGGGCGTCGCCGTCGCCGCCACGAAGGCGCTGCGCGCGAAAGCCGGCGAACTGGAACCCCCGCTGGAGGGGATGCAGGGGACGTTCCGCTGGCGCGGGATGGACGTCGCGTACACCGAGGCCGGCGACGAGAACGACGACACCGTGGTCCTCCTCCACGGCATCAACGCCGCCGGCTCCGCGGGCGAGTGGCGCGAGGCGTTCGCCGCCCTCTCGAAAGACCACCACGTGATCGCGCCCGACCTGCCCGGGTTCGGGCGCTCCGACCGGCCGCCGCTGCGCTACTCGGCGGCGCTGTACGAGGACTTCGTCCGCGACTTCCTCGCGGAGTTCGGCGACGCGCACGTCGTCGCCTCGTCGCTGACGGGCGCGTACGTCGTCGGCGTCGCCGACGACCTCGACGTCGCGGAGTTGACTCTCGTCTGCCCCACCGCCGTCGCGGGGCCGGAACCGCCGAAGACCGCGATCCGGGAGCTGATCCGCGCGCCGGTCGTCGGGGACGCGGTGTTCGGCCTGCTCACGTCGAAACCCTCCATCGACTACTTCAACGCCGACCACGGCTACTGGGACCCCGACAAGGCCGGCGAGGACTGGCCCGACTACGAGTGGCGTACTACCCACCAACGGGGCGCGCGCTTCGCCCCCGCCTCGTTCGTCTCGGGCTTTCTCAACAGCGACGTCGACCTCGCGGGCGCGCTCGCCGACCTCGACGTGCCGACGACGCTGGTGTGGGGCCGGGAGGCCGACCTCCCGCCGCTGTCGGAGGGGCGCGACCTCGCGGACGCCGCCGGCTGTGAACTCGTGGTGTTCGACGACGCGATGTTGCTCCCGCACGTCGAGTTCGGCGAGCAGTTCGTCGCCGTCGTCTCGGGCGAGCGCCCGGACGGGACGGTGACGGTCGAACAGGAGAACGACGAGTAG
- a CDS encoding EthD family reductase has translation MTKLAITLSREAGTSFEEFEQYYREEHAPLAADLPGLERYTVSFPDDPESASYDALAELWFPDAETMTEAFGSELGRAVTADAESFADMDAAERVVLDEHVVVE, from the coding sequence ATGACGAAGCTCGCGATCACGCTCAGTCGAGAAGCGGGGACGTCGTTCGAGGAGTTCGAGCAGTACTACCGGGAGGAGCACGCGCCGCTGGCGGCGGACCTGCCCGGTCTGGAGCGCTACACGGTGTCGTTCCCGGACGACCCCGAGTCGGCGAGCTACGACGCGCTCGCGGAGCTGTGGTTCCCCGACGCCGAGACGATGACCGAGGCGTTCGGATCGGAACTGGGCCGCGCGGTGACCGCCGACGCCGAGTCGTTCGCCGACATGGACGCCGCCGAGCGGGTGGTGCTCGACGAACACGTCGTCGTCGAGTAG
- a CDS encoding phosphotransferase family protein: MTDADAPADSEAYFRRLVDPDRLRTYLADELGPADAFDVRRHPEGHSNETLFVTYGDRELVIRRPPPGETAETAHDVLREYRVMDALQDTPVPLPETVLACEDHDVLGSDFYVMGRTAGDVLRDDEPARFAVPEHRRRVGEELVDTLAAVHAVDPETVGLGDFGRPAGFTERQVGRWAKQFQWAFEVTTQERAVPEIAEVTEWLRDNVPADHEHTLVHGDFKLDNVMYAPGTPPELVAVFDWELSALGDPLTDLGWMLSFWRDPGDPAPATPELTATFMEREGYPSRRDLVDRYEDATGIAYEHDRFYRTLAVYKLAALGEMFFRRYLEGNSDDPLYPTMETRVPALAERCLRIVEGEEPL, translated from the coding sequence GTGACCGACGCCGACGCCCCCGCCGACTCCGAGGCGTACTTCCGCCGCCTCGTCGACCCCGATCGGCTCCGCACGTACCTCGCCGACGAGTTGGGTCCGGCCGACGCGTTCGACGTGCGCCGCCACCCCGAGGGCCACTCGAACGAGACGCTGTTCGTCACCTACGGCGACCGCGAACTCGTGATCCGTCGGCCGCCGCCGGGCGAGACGGCCGAGACGGCCCACGACGTGCTCCGGGAGTACCGCGTGATGGACGCGCTCCAGGACACGCCCGTCCCGCTCCCGGAGACGGTGCTCGCGTGCGAGGACCACGACGTGCTCGGCTCGGACTTCTACGTGATGGGTCGGACCGCGGGCGACGTGCTCCGCGACGACGAGCCGGCGCGCTTCGCCGTGCCCGAGCACCGCCGCCGCGTCGGCGAGGAACTCGTGGACACGCTCGCGGCGGTCCACGCGGTCGACCCGGAGACGGTCGGTCTCGGCGACTTCGGCCGGCCCGCGGGCTTCACCGAGCGGCAGGTGGGTCGGTGGGCCAAGCAGTTCCAGTGGGCGTTCGAGGTGACCACACAGGAGCGCGCCGTCCCGGAGATCGCGGAGGTGACCGAGTGGCTGCGCGACAACGTCCCCGCCGACCACGAGCACACGCTCGTCCACGGCGACTTCAAGCTGGACAACGTGATGTACGCGCCCGGCACGCCGCCCGAACTCGTCGCCGTCTTCGACTGGGAGCTGTCGGCGCTGGGCGACCCGCTCACCGACCTCGGCTGGATGCTGTCGTTCTGGCGCGACCCCGGCGACCCCGCGCCCGCGACGCCGGAACTGACGGCGACGTTCATGGAGCGCGAGGGGTACCCGAGCCGCCGGGACCTCGTCGACCGCTACGAGGACGCGACCGGCATCGCCTACGAGCACGACCGCTTCTACCGGACGCTGGCGGTGTACAAGCTGGCGGCGCTCGGGGAGATGTTCTTCCGGCGCTACCTGGAGGGCAACAGCGACGACCCGCTGTACCCCACGATGGAGACGCGGGTGCCGGCGCTGGCCGAACGGTGTCTGCGGATCGTCGAGGGCGAGGAGCCGCTGTAG
- a CDS encoding thiolase domain-containing protein, with protein sequence MTGVRVAGVGLTPFGAHEGRTGRDLFAEAALAALADAGVDGDDVEHLNYGNFMGALAERQGHQAPVMTEAAGLRCAGTRYEEACASAGVAVREAVRAIRSGENDVMLAGGMERMTNLSTAEVTESLAVAADELFEVRAGVTFPGAYALMARAYFDEYGGSREDLAHVAAKNHANAVNNEYAQYQREITVEQALDSPEVASPLHLFDACPITDGASALVLVSEEFAADHDLDAPVAITGTGQGGDRAALQDRADMARTPAATDAAEEAYADAGITSDEVAVAEVHDCFTIAEVMALESLGFFEPGEGVGAARRGDTTRDGDLPVNLSGGLKAKGHPVGATGGSQIAEMTRLLRGDHPNSDAVADATVGLTHNAGGTVASAVVHVLEVAE encoded by the coding sequence ATGACTGGAGTCAGAGTCGCGGGTGTCGGTCTCACTCCCTTCGGCGCACACGAGGGACGGACGGGTCGCGACCTGTTCGCGGAGGCGGCGCTGGCGGCGCTCGCCGACGCCGGCGTCGACGGCGACGACGTGGAGCACCTCAACTACGGCAACTTCATGGGCGCGCTCGCCGAGCGACAGGGCCACCAGGCGCCGGTGATGACGGAGGCGGCGGGGCTGCGCTGTGCGGGGACGCGCTACGAGGAGGCGTGCGCCTCCGCGGGCGTCGCCGTCCGCGAGGCGGTGCGTGCCATCCGCTCGGGCGAGAACGACGTGATGCTCGCGGGCGGGATGGAGCGGATGACGAACCTCTCCACCGCCGAGGTGACGGAGTCGCTGGCGGTCGCCGCCGACGAACTGTTCGAGGTGCGCGCGGGCGTCACCTTCCCCGGGGCGTACGCGCTGATGGCGCGCGCCTACTTCGACGAGTACGGCGGGAGCCGCGAGGACCTCGCCCACGTCGCGGCGAAGAACCACGCCAACGCCGTGAACAACGAGTACGCCCAGTACCAACGCGAGATCACCGTCGAACAGGCGCTCGACTCCCCGGAGGTCGCCTCGCCGCTGCACCTGTTCGACGCCTGCCCGATCACCGACGGCGCGAGCGCGCTCGTGCTCGTCTCCGAGGAGTTCGCCGCCGACCACGACCTCGACGCCCCGGTCGCCATCACCGGCACCGGGCAGGGCGGCGACCGCGCCGCCTTGCAGGACCGCGCGGACATGGCCCGCACCCCCGCCGCGACCGACGCGGCCGAGGAGGCGTACGCAGACGCCGGGATCACGAGCGACGAGGTGGCGGTCGCGGAGGTCCACGACTGCTTCACCATCGCGGAGGTGATGGCGCTGGAGTCGCTCGGGTTCTTCGAGCCGGGCGAAGGGGTCGGCGCCGCGCGCCGCGGCGACACCACCCGCGACGGCGACCTCCCGGTGAACCTCTCGGGCGGGCTGAAGGCGAAGGGCCACCCGGTCGGCGCCACCGGCGGCTCCCAGATCGCTGAGATGACCCGTCTCCTCCGCGGCGACCACCCGAACAGCGACGCCGTGGCGGACGCGACGGTCGGGCTGACCCACAACGCGGGCGGGACGGTCGCCAGCGCCGTCGTCCACGTGCTGGAGGTGGCCGAATGA
- a CDS encoding 50S ribosomal protein L16: MSDKPASMYRSIDKPSYTRRDYVTGIPGSKIAQHNMGDLTKDPEDYPVHISLVTEEDVQIRHGSLESARLSANRHLIRELGEGNYKMVLRKFPHQILRENKQATGAGADRVSDGMRQAFGKPVGTAARMKAGATVFTAYVDVDQADAVKEAYRRAYNKMSPPFRVVVEKGEDLLVR, from the coding sequence ATGTCCGACAAACCGGCCTCCATGTACCGGTCGATCGACAAGCCGTCGTACACGCGGCGGGACTACGTCACCGGTATCCCTGGCTCGAAGATCGCACAGCACAACATGGGCGACCTCACGAAGGACCCCGAGGACTACCCCGTGCACATCTCGCTGGTGACCGAGGAGGACGTCCAGATCCGCCACGGCTCGCTCGAGTCGGCGCGGCTGTCCGCCAACCGTCACCTCATCCGCGAACTCGGCGAGGGCAACTACAAGATGGTGCTGCGGAAGTTCCCGCACCAGATCCTGCGCGAGAACAAGCAGGCGACCGGCGCCGGCGCCGACCGTGTCTCCGACGGCATGCGGCAGGCGTTCGGCAAGCCCGTCGGCACCGCCGCCCGCATGAAGGCGGGCGCGACCGTGTTCACGGCGTACGTCGACGTCGACCAGGCCGACGCCGTCAAGGAGGCGTACCGCCGCGCCTACAACAAGATGTCCCCGCCGTTCCGCGTCGTCGTGGAGAAGGGCGAGGACCTGCTCGTCCGGTAA
- a CDS encoding DoxX family protein: MSDPTAGPFARLKRPLLYLMSAAYVLAGVAHLLAPEPFERIVPRELPRPRLLVTLSGVAEIGLGIGVLIPRTRPAAAKGIVLLLAAVFPANVNMAVRDLDLAAVDDVPDAALWARLPLQAVLAAWAWWYTTPLPERAE, translated from the coding sequence ATGTCCGACCCGACGGCCGGTCCCTTCGCCCGGCTCAAGCGCCCGCTGTTGTACCTGATGAGCGCCGCGTACGTCCTCGCCGGCGTGGCGCACCTCCTCGCGCCGGAGCCGTTCGAGCGGATCGTCCCGCGCGAGCTACCGCGCCCGCGACTCCTCGTGACCCTCTCGGGGGTCGCCGAGATCGGCCTCGGGATCGGCGTGTTGATCCCGCGGACCCGACCCGCCGCGGCGAAGGGGATCGTCCTGCTGCTGGCGGCGGTGTTCCCGGCGAACGTGAACATGGCCGTGCGCGACCTCGACCTCGCCGCCGTCGACGACGTCCCCGACGCCGCGCTGTGGGCGCGGCTGCCGTTGCAGGCGGTCCTCGCGGCGTGGGCGTGGTGGTACACGACGCCGCTCCCGGAGCGGGCGGAGTGA
- a CDS encoding DUF192 domain-containing protein yields MTRRRPLVAVLAALLIALAGCTGAVTSVANDGDYDRTTVTVVDEDGTELGAVDARVADTYSKRYTGLSDTESLGENEGMLFVHDEEGEYAYVMRDMAFPIDIVFVAANGTVTRVHHADLPPEGTSGSDLTRYRGVGKYVLEVPYGWTNRTGVGAGDAVEIAGDY; encoded by the coding sequence ATGACCCGTCGCCGTCCGCTCGTGGCCGTCCTCGCGGCGCTGCTGATCGCGCTGGCCGGCTGCACCGGCGCCGTGACGAGCGTCGCGAACGACGGCGACTACGACCGGACGACCGTCACCGTCGTCGACGAGGACGGCACCGAACTCGGCGCCGTCGACGCCCGCGTCGCCGACACGTACAGCAAACGCTACACCGGACTGTCGGACACCGAGTCGCTCGGCGAGAACGAGGGGATGCTGTTCGTCCACGACGAGGAGGGGGAGTACGCTTACGTGATGCGGGACATGGCGTTCCCCATCGACATCGTGTTCGTCGCCGCCAACGGGACCGTCACGCGCGTCCACCACGCCGACCTCCCGCCGGAGGGCACCAGCGGGAGCGACCTGACCCGCTACCGCGGCGTCGGGAAGTACGTGCTGGAAGTGCCGTACGGGTGGACGAACCGCACCGGCGTCGGTGCGGGCGACGCCGTCGAGATAGCCGGCGACTACTGA